The nucleotide window TTTAACCATTAGATCAGTGGGGTCATTAATTTTGGAAGAAGCATAAGTTGCAGTATTTTCCACACGTACTCCAGATAGGGAAGATATTGAATCAATAACGTATAAAAGTTCCTCATCAATAAAACCCTGCAAAAACCATCCAAAATCCATCATATTCTGGGTTAATTGTTTTATTCCATCATCAGTGGTGATGTACAGACAGGGCTCCTTGAGGTCCAATCCATGGTAGGCAAATTGATAGGAAAAAATAGATTTACCCACCTTGGGGGGTCCGTAAACCAGAGTGGTGGTGTTCTGAGGAAATCCTTCCCCATCATTTAATGATAATAATTCATCTAAGCCCGGTATACCAGTTTCAATCATACTCATTGTATCGAATTCTCCTATATGAAATTTATTTTAGTAAATGGGCTGTTATCCTGTAATATTATTACTTTCAATATTTCATTCCTCTTTACCGAGGATAAGGCCTTCTTCGGTTATTTCGTAGGGGGCTTTCTTCTGCCCTAACCCCTTCATGGACTCAATAACCAGTGTTTCCCCATCCACCTTGATGATATTATCGGCCATGGATTTGATAATTATTTCCGTTCGGGGATCGGCTGATCCTTGAGTATG belongs to Methanobacterium formicicum and includes:
- a CDS encoding RAD55 family ATPase; the protein is MSMIETGIPGLDELLSLNDGEGFPQNTTTLVYGPPKVGKSIFSYQFAYHGLDLKEPCLYITTDDGIKQLTQNMMDFGWFLQGFIDEELLYVIDSISSLSGVRVENTATYASSKINDPTDLMVKVGLGTRFVFKKSNEFRSVFDSLTTPFVFNPEPMVVRFLKTYLRRLKEAGATVLVNYTEGVASPGTERILKSIVDNVIMLDGSYMTFKSSYDLMGTAKYDITDQGIVLGEGEIL